One genomic segment of Acanthochromis polyacanthus isolate Apoly-LR-REF ecotype Palm Island chromosome 9, KAUST_Apoly_ChrSc, whole genome shotgun sequence includes these proteins:
- the zmynd11 gene encoding zinc finger MYND domain-containing protein 11 isoform X2 — MNKEIMSRVVKKRQADPKVVQYVWSSIEVIRNQKQIANMDRISKYLSRMFGMHPKETARQLSLAVKDGLVVETLTVGCKGSKAGIEQEGYWLPGDEMEPKAEGSKDWEAESHDWYCFECHLPGDVITCDNCFRVYHLKCLSEECKPRDGGSHWQCVACRGSKKKNLNKQEMSKYLRFIVQRMKERAVDLHKKGKDTKHPMYRRLIHTALDVTNIQENLSEGKYKSFEEFKADTQLIVHNTAILYGVHSDQAEIARLLFSDTCHELNELLLCKNCFYLSNARPDNWFCYPCSPSHDLVWAKMKGFGYWPAKVLQREDNQVDVRFFGHQHQRAWIPSDNIQDIKVSVQQLQVKRSNGWKKACEELEVYQRFLREGRFWKTKMEDGSQMLQQNQNQNQSQQEEGSSRMERLERTDEAESSISSTSNEQLKGSQEPKAKKSRRTPIVEPKEEVSDPEPEMEAVSSSQEISVSSAPQQPEKLSVSTQTKKASGGSPRTLHRGTQTSSDGACQNMCHEKYTKVFNDVKEMMKADNKRETERVVREALEKLRAEMEEEKRQAVNKAVTGAQAEMERKCKQVKEKCKEELVEEVKKLVAQHKQLISQTKKKQWCYNCEEEAMYHCCWNTSYCSIKCQQEHWHADHKRTCRRKR, encoded by the exons GTACCTGAGCCGAATGTTCGGCATGCACCCGAAGGAGACGGCCCGGCAGCTGAGCCTGGCTGTGAAGGACGGGCTGGTGGTGGAGACGCTGACCGTGGGGTGTAAAGGCTCCAAGGCCGGCATCGAGCAGGAGGGCTACTGGCTGCCTGGAGACGAGATG GAGCCGAAAGCCGAGGGAAGCAAG GACTGGGAGGCTGAGAGCCACGACTGGTACTGCTTCGAGTGTCACCTGCCCGGCGACGTCATCACCTGCGACAACTGCTTCCGGGTCTATCACCTCAAGTGTCTGTCGGAGGAGTGTAAGCCCCGAGATGGAGGCTCCCACTGGCAGTGTGTGGCCTGCAGG GGGAGTAAAAAGAAGAACCTGAACAAACAGGAGATGAGTAAATATCTGCGCTTCATCGTCCAGCGTATGAAGGAGAGG GCTGTGGATCTGCacaaaaaaggcaaagacaCTAAACATCCCATGTACCGACGGCTGATCCACACTGCTCTGGACGTCACCAACATCCAGGAG aaTCTGTCTGAAGGGAAATATAAAAGCTTTGAGGAGTTTAAAGCAGACACTCAGCTGATCGTCCACAACACTGCCATCCTGTACGGAG TCCACAGCGACCAGGCGGAGATCGCTCGGCTGCTCTTCAGCGACACGTGTCACGAG CTGaacgagctgctgctgtgtaagAATTGTTTCTACCTGTCAAACGCTCGACCCGACAACTGGTTCTGTTACCCCTGT AGTCCCAGCCACGACCTGGTCTGGGCCAAGATGAAGGGCTTCGGCTACTGGCCGGCCAAGGTGCTCCAAAGGGAGGACAACCAGGTGGACGTCCGCTTCTTTGGACACCAGCACCAGAG AGCCTGGATCCCGTCAGACAACATCCAGGACATCAAGGTGAGcgtccagcagctgcaggtgaAGAGGAGCAACGGCTGGAAGAAGGCCTGCGAGGAGCTGGAAGTCTACCAGCGCTTCCTGAGGGAGGGACGCTTCTGGAAGACCAAGATGGAGGACGGCAGCCAGATgctccagcagaaccagaaccagaaccagagccagCAGGAGGAGggcagcagcaggatggagaGGCTGGAGCGGACCGACGAAGCCGAGTCCAGCATCTCGTCCACCAGCAACGAGCAG ctcAAAGGAAGCCAGGAGCCTAAAGCCAAGAAGAGCCGCCGGACTCCGATTGTGGAGCCCAAAGAGGAAGTCAGC GACCCGGAGCCGGAGATGGAGGCCGTCAGCTCCAGCCAGGAGATCTCCGTGTCGTCGGCGCCCCAGCAGCCGGAGAAGCTGTCGGTGTCGACGCAGACCAAGAAGGCGAGCGGAGGGTCGCCGAGGACGCTGCACCGCGGGACCCAGACCAGCAGCGACGGCGCCTGCCAGAACATGTGCCACGAGAAGTACACCAAGGTGTTCAACGACGTCAAGGAGATGATGAAGGCCGACAACAAGAGGGAGACGGAGAGGGTGGTCAGGGAAGCTCTGGAGAAG CTGCGAgcggagatggaggaggagaagcgtCAGGCGGTCAACAAGGCGGTGACCGGAGCTCAGGCTGAGATGGAGCGTAAATGTaagcaggtgaaggagaaatgtaaagaggagctggtggaggaggtgaagaagctGGTGGCCCAACACAAGCAGCTCATCTCCCAGACCAAGAAGAAGCAGTGG TGCTATAACTGTGAGGAGGAGGCCATGTACCACTGCTGCTGGAACACCTCGTACTGCTCCATCAAGTGTCAGCAGGAGCATTGGCACGCCGACCACAAACGGACCTGCCGCAGGAAGAGATGA
- the zmynd11 gene encoding zinc finger MYND domain-containing protein 11 isoform X4 encodes MNKEIMSRVVKKRQADPKVVQYVWSSIEVIRNQKQIANMDRISKYLSRMFGMHPKETARQLSLAVKDGLVVETLTVGCKGSKAGIEQEGYWLPGDEMDWEAESHDWYCFECHLPGDVITCDNCFRVYHLKCLSEECKPRDGGSHWQCVACRGSKKKNLNKQEMSKYLRFIVQRMKERAVDLHKKGKDTKHPMYRRLIHTALDVTNIQENLSEGKYKSFEEFKADTQLIVHNTAILYGVHSDQAEIARLLFSDTCHELNELLLCKNCFYLSNARPDNWFCYPCSPSHDLVWAKMKGFGYWPAKVLQREDNQVDVRFFGHQHQRAWIPSDNIQDIKVSVQQLQVKRSNGWKKACEELEVYQRFLREGRFWKTKMEDGSQMLQQNQNQNQSQQEEGSSRMERLERTDEAESSISSTSNEQLKGSQEPKAKKSRRTPIVEPKEEVSDPEPEMEAVSSSQEISVSSAPQQPEKLSVSTQTKKASGGSPRTLHRGTQTSSDGACQNMCHEKYTKVFNDVKEMMKADNKRETERVVREALEKLRAEMEEEKRQAVNKAVTGAQAEMERKCKQVKEKCKEELVEEVKKLVAQHKQLISQTKKKQWCYNCEEEAMYHCCWNTSYCSIKCQQEHWHADHKRTCRRKR; translated from the exons GTACCTGAGCCGAATGTTCGGCATGCACCCGAAGGAGACGGCCCGGCAGCTGAGCCTGGCTGTGAAGGACGGGCTGGTGGTGGAGACGCTGACCGTGGGGTGTAAAGGCTCCAAGGCCGGCATCGAGCAGGAGGGCTACTGGCTGCCTGGAGACGAGATG GACTGGGAGGCTGAGAGCCACGACTGGTACTGCTTCGAGTGTCACCTGCCCGGCGACGTCATCACCTGCGACAACTGCTTCCGGGTCTATCACCTCAAGTGTCTGTCGGAGGAGTGTAAGCCCCGAGATGGAGGCTCCCACTGGCAGTGTGTGGCCTGCAGG GGGAGTAAAAAGAAGAACCTGAACAAACAGGAGATGAGTAAATATCTGCGCTTCATCGTCCAGCGTATGAAGGAGAGG GCTGTGGATCTGCacaaaaaaggcaaagacaCTAAACATCCCATGTACCGACGGCTGATCCACACTGCTCTGGACGTCACCAACATCCAGGAG aaTCTGTCTGAAGGGAAATATAAAAGCTTTGAGGAGTTTAAAGCAGACACTCAGCTGATCGTCCACAACACTGCCATCCTGTACGGAG TCCACAGCGACCAGGCGGAGATCGCTCGGCTGCTCTTCAGCGACACGTGTCACGAG CTGaacgagctgctgctgtgtaagAATTGTTTCTACCTGTCAAACGCTCGACCCGACAACTGGTTCTGTTACCCCTGT AGTCCCAGCCACGACCTGGTCTGGGCCAAGATGAAGGGCTTCGGCTACTGGCCGGCCAAGGTGCTCCAAAGGGAGGACAACCAGGTGGACGTCCGCTTCTTTGGACACCAGCACCAGAG AGCCTGGATCCCGTCAGACAACATCCAGGACATCAAGGTGAGcgtccagcagctgcaggtgaAGAGGAGCAACGGCTGGAAGAAGGCCTGCGAGGAGCTGGAAGTCTACCAGCGCTTCCTGAGGGAGGGACGCTTCTGGAAGACCAAGATGGAGGACGGCAGCCAGATgctccagcagaaccagaaccagaaccagagccagCAGGAGGAGggcagcagcaggatggagaGGCTGGAGCGGACCGACGAAGCCGAGTCCAGCATCTCGTCCACCAGCAACGAGCAG ctcAAAGGAAGCCAGGAGCCTAAAGCCAAGAAGAGCCGCCGGACTCCGATTGTGGAGCCCAAAGAGGAAGTCAGC GACCCGGAGCCGGAGATGGAGGCCGTCAGCTCCAGCCAGGAGATCTCCGTGTCGTCGGCGCCCCAGCAGCCGGAGAAGCTGTCGGTGTCGACGCAGACCAAGAAGGCGAGCGGAGGGTCGCCGAGGACGCTGCACCGCGGGACCCAGACCAGCAGCGACGGCGCCTGCCAGAACATGTGCCACGAGAAGTACACCAAGGTGTTCAACGACGTCAAGGAGATGATGAAGGCCGACAACAAGAGGGAGACGGAGAGGGTGGTCAGGGAAGCTCTGGAGAAG CTGCGAgcggagatggaggaggagaagcgtCAGGCGGTCAACAAGGCGGTGACCGGAGCTCAGGCTGAGATGGAGCGTAAATGTaagcaggtgaaggagaaatgtaaagaggagctggtggaggaggtgaagaagctGGTGGCCCAACACAAGCAGCTCATCTCCCAGACCAAGAAGAAGCAGTGG TGCTATAACTGTGAGGAGGAGGCCATGTACCACTGCTGCTGGAACACCTCGTACTGCTCCATCAAGTGTCAGCAGGAGCATTGGCACGCCGACCACAAACGGACCTGCCGCAGGAAGAGATGA
- the zmynd11 gene encoding zinc finger MYND domain-containing protein 11 isoform X3, with product MNKEIMSRVVKKRQADPKVVQYVWSSIEVIRNQKQIANMDRISKYLSRMFGMHPKETARQLSLAVKDGLVVETLTVGCKGSKAGIEQEGYWLPGDEMDWEAESHDWYCFECHLPGDVITCDNCFRVYHLKCLSEECKPRDGGSHWQCVACRGSKKKNLNKQEMSKYLRFIVQRMKERAVDLHKKGKDTKHPMYRRLIHTALDVTNIQENLSEGKYKSFEEFKADTQLIVHNTAILYGVHSDQAEIARLLFSDTCHELNELLLCKNCFYLSNARPDNWFCYPCSPSHDLVWAKMKGFGYWPAKVLQREDNQVDVRFFGHQHQRAWIPSDNIQDIKVSVQQLQVKRSNGWKKACEELEVYQRFLREGRFWKTKMEDGSQMLQQNQNQNQSQQEEGSSRMERLERTDEAESSISSTSNEQVRHLKGSQEPKAKKSRRTPIVEPKEEVSDPEPEMEAVSSSQEISVSSAPQQPEKLSVSTQTKKASGGSPRTLHRGTQTSSDGACQNMCHEKYTKVFNDVKEMMKADNKRETERVVREALEKLRAEMEEEKRQAVNKAVTGAQAEMERKCKQVKEKCKEELVEEVKKLVAQHKQLISQTKKKQWCYNCEEEAMYHCCWNTSYCSIKCQQEHWHADHKRTCRRKR from the exons GTACCTGAGCCGAATGTTCGGCATGCACCCGAAGGAGACGGCCCGGCAGCTGAGCCTGGCTGTGAAGGACGGGCTGGTGGTGGAGACGCTGACCGTGGGGTGTAAAGGCTCCAAGGCCGGCATCGAGCAGGAGGGCTACTGGCTGCCTGGAGACGAGATG GACTGGGAGGCTGAGAGCCACGACTGGTACTGCTTCGAGTGTCACCTGCCCGGCGACGTCATCACCTGCGACAACTGCTTCCGGGTCTATCACCTCAAGTGTCTGTCGGAGGAGTGTAAGCCCCGAGATGGAGGCTCCCACTGGCAGTGTGTGGCCTGCAGG GGGAGTAAAAAGAAGAACCTGAACAAACAGGAGATGAGTAAATATCTGCGCTTCATCGTCCAGCGTATGAAGGAGAGG GCTGTGGATCTGCacaaaaaaggcaaagacaCTAAACATCCCATGTACCGACGGCTGATCCACACTGCTCTGGACGTCACCAACATCCAGGAG aaTCTGTCTGAAGGGAAATATAAAAGCTTTGAGGAGTTTAAAGCAGACACTCAGCTGATCGTCCACAACACTGCCATCCTGTACGGAG TCCACAGCGACCAGGCGGAGATCGCTCGGCTGCTCTTCAGCGACACGTGTCACGAG CTGaacgagctgctgctgtgtaagAATTGTTTCTACCTGTCAAACGCTCGACCCGACAACTGGTTCTGTTACCCCTGT AGTCCCAGCCACGACCTGGTCTGGGCCAAGATGAAGGGCTTCGGCTACTGGCCGGCCAAGGTGCTCCAAAGGGAGGACAACCAGGTGGACGTCCGCTTCTTTGGACACCAGCACCAGAG AGCCTGGATCCCGTCAGACAACATCCAGGACATCAAGGTGAGcgtccagcagctgcaggtgaAGAGGAGCAACGGCTGGAAGAAGGCCTGCGAGGAGCTGGAAGTCTACCAGCGCTTCCTGAGGGAGGGACGCTTCTGGAAGACCAAGATGGAGGACGGCAGCCAGATgctccagcagaaccagaaccagaaccagagccagCAGGAGGAGggcagcagcaggatggagaGGCTGGAGCGGACCGACGAAGCCGAGTCCAGCATCTCGTCCACCAGCAACGAGCAGGTCCGCCAT ctcAAAGGAAGCCAGGAGCCTAAAGCCAAGAAGAGCCGCCGGACTCCGATTGTGGAGCCCAAAGAGGAAGTCAGC GACCCGGAGCCGGAGATGGAGGCCGTCAGCTCCAGCCAGGAGATCTCCGTGTCGTCGGCGCCCCAGCAGCCGGAGAAGCTGTCGGTGTCGACGCAGACCAAGAAGGCGAGCGGAGGGTCGCCGAGGACGCTGCACCGCGGGACCCAGACCAGCAGCGACGGCGCCTGCCAGAACATGTGCCACGAGAAGTACACCAAGGTGTTCAACGACGTCAAGGAGATGATGAAGGCCGACAACAAGAGGGAGACGGAGAGGGTGGTCAGGGAAGCTCTGGAGAAG CTGCGAgcggagatggaggaggagaagcgtCAGGCGGTCAACAAGGCGGTGACCGGAGCTCAGGCTGAGATGGAGCGTAAATGTaagcaggtgaaggagaaatgtaaagaggagctggtggaggaggtgaagaagctGGTGGCCCAACACAAGCAGCTCATCTCCCAGACCAAGAAGAAGCAGTGG TGCTATAACTGTGAGGAGGAGGCCATGTACCACTGCTGCTGGAACACCTCGTACTGCTCCATCAAGTGTCAGCAGGAGCATTGGCACGCCGACCACAAACGGACCTGCCGCAGGAAGAGATGA
- the zmynd11 gene encoding zinc finger MYND domain-containing protein 11 isoform X1, whose protein sequence is MNKEIMSRVVKKRQADPKVVQYVWSSIEVIRNQKQIANMDRISKYLSRMFGMHPKETARQLSLAVKDGLVVETLTVGCKGSKAGIEQEGYWLPGDEMEPKAEGSKDWEAESHDWYCFECHLPGDVITCDNCFRVYHLKCLSEECKPRDGGSHWQCVACRGSKKKNLNKQEMSKYLRFIVQRMKERAVDLHKKGKDTKHPMYRRLIHTALDVTNIQENLSEGKYKSFEEFKADTQLIVHNTAILYGVHSDQAEIARLLFSDTCHELNELLLCKNCFYLSNARPDNWFCYPCSPSHDLVWAKMKGFGYWPAKVLQREDNQVDVRFFGHQHQRAWIPSDNIQDIKVSVQQLQVKRSNGWKKACEELEVYQRFLREGRFWKTKMEDGSQMLQQNQNQNQSQQEEGSSRMERLERTDEAESSISSTSNEQVRHLKGSQEPKAKKSRRTPIVEPKEEVSDPEPEMEAVSSSQEISVSSAPQQPEKLSVSTQTKKASGGSPRTLHRGTQTSSDGACQNMCHEKYTKVFNDVKEMMKADNKRETERVVREALEKLRAEMEEEKRQAVNKAVTGAQAEMERKCKQVKEKCKEELVEEVKKLVAQHKQLISQTKKKQWCYNCEEEAMYHCCWNTSYCSIKCQQEHWHADHKRTCRRKR, encoded by the exons GTACCTGAGCCGAATGTTCGGCATGCACCCGAAGGAGACGGCCCGGCAGCTGAGCCTGGCTGTGAAGGACGGGCTGGTGGTGGAGACGCTGACCGTGGGGTGTAAAGGCTCCAAGGCCGGCATCGAGCAGGAGGGCTACTGGCTGCCTGGAGACGAGATG GAGCCGAAAGCCGAGGGAAGCAAG GACTGGGAGGCTGAGAGCCACGACTGGTACTGCTTCGAGTGTCACCTGCCCGGCGACGTCATCACCTGCGACAACTGCTTCCGGGTCTATCACCTCAAGTGTCTGTCGGAGGAGTGTAAGCCCCGAGATGGAGGCTCCCACTGGCAGTGTGTGGCCTGCAGG GGGAGTAAAAAGAAGAACCTGAACAAACAGGAGATGAGTAAATATCTGCGCTTCATCGTCCAGCGTATGAAGGAGAGG GCTGTGGATCTGCacaaaaaaggcaaagacaCTAAACATCCCATGTACCGACGGCTGATCCACACTGCTCTGGACGTCACCAACATCCAGGAG aaTCTGTCTGAAGGGAAATATAAAAGCTTTGAGGAGTTTAAAGCAGACACTCAGCTGATCGTCCACAACACTGCCATCCTGTACGGAG TCCACAGCGACCAGGCGGAGATCGCTCGGCTGCTCTTCAGCGACACGTGTCACGAG CTGaacgagctgctgctgtgtaagAATTGTTTCTACCTGTCAAACGCTCGACCCGACAACTGGTTCTGTTACCCCTGT AGTCCCAGCCACGACCTGGTCTGGGCCAAGATGAAGGGCTTCGGCTACTGGCCGGCCAAGGTGCTCCAAAGGGAGGACAACCAGGTGGACGTCCGCTTCTTTGGACACCAGCACCAGAG AGCCTGGATCCCGTCAGACAACATCCAGGACATCAAGGTGAGcgtccagcagctgcaggtgaAGAGGAGCAACGGCTGGAAGAAGGCCTGCGAGGAGCTGGAAGTCTACCAGCGCTTCCTGAGGGAGGGACGCTTCTGGAAGACCAAGATGGAGGACGGCAGCCAGATgctccagcagaaccagaaccagaaccagagccagCAGGAGGAGggcagcagcaggatggagaGGCTGGAGCGGACCGACGAAGCCGAGTCCAGCATCTCGTCCACCAGCAACGAGCAGGTCCGCCAT ctcAAAGGAAGCCAGGAGCCTAAAGCCAAGAAGAGCCGCCGGACTCCGATTGTGGAGCCCAAAGAGGAAGTCAGC GACCCGGAGCCGGAGATGGAGGCCGTCAGCTCCAGCCAGGAGATCTCCGTGTCGTCGGCGCCCCAGCAGCCGGAGAAGCTGTCGGTGTCGACGCAGACCAAGAAGGCGAGCGGAGGGTCGCCGAGGACGCTGCACCGCGGGACCCAGACCAGCAGCGACGGCGCCTGCCAGAACATGTGCCACGAGAAGTACACCAAGGTGTTCAACGACGTCAAGGAGATGATGAAGGCCGACAACAAGAGGGAGACGGAGAGGGTGGTCAGGGAAGCTCTGGAGAAG CTGCGAgcggagatggaggaggagaagcgtCAGGCGGTCAACAAGGCGGTGACCGGAGCTCAGGCTGAGATGGAGCGTAAATGTaagcaggtgaaggagaaatgtaaagaggagctggtggaggaggtgaagaagctGGTGGCCCAACACAAGCAGCTCATCTCCCAGACCAAGAAGAAGCAGTGG TGCTATAACTGTGAGGAGGAGGCCATGTACCACTGCTGCTGGAACACCTCGTACTGCTCCATCAAGTGTCAGCAGGAGCATTGGCACGCCGACCACAAACGGACCTGCCGCAGGAAGAGATGA